A genomic segment from Juglans regia cultivar Chandler chromosome 14, Walnut 2.0, whole genome shotgun sequence encodes:
- the LOC109000645 gene encoding dehydration-responsive element-binding protein 1F-like, whose translation MDSENIQPLSSSSSSNSSCQLSPCSARQNLNPPLISQAPCISSQKRIKFGRKKFKVTRYPLYKGVRQRNGKNWVSEVCTGQKSKSRIWLGTYAAPEMAARAYDAAALAIRGTMAVLNFPDSAWLVPRARSSSPRDIQEAAFMAAEAFRPGAVSSSSCSSNTTDLLPNKTKHKVLETSKRENKDQKVLEPLSLEIISANKSSSDDDEEVPNQYSTFFFDEEALFNMPGLLDSMAEGLILTPPAIGRGFDWDDHDFACDMDLTLWSD comes from the coding sequence ATGGACTCTGAGAATATTCAGCCTttatcttcctcatcatcatctaATTCCTCATGCCAGCTTTCTCCATGCAGCGCAAGGCAGAACCTTAACCCTCCATTAATATCCCAAGCTCCATGCATATCATCACAGAAGCGCATTAAATTCGGGAGAAAGAAGTTCAAAGTGACGCGCTACCCATTATACAAGGGTGTTCGGCAAAGAAACGGCAAAAATTGGGTTTCTGAAGTATGTACTGGACAGAAAAGTAAGTCAAGAATATGGCTGGGGACTTATGCTGCCCCAGAAATGGCAGCTAGGGCATATGATGCGGCTGCCTTAGCAATTCGAGGAACTATGGCTGTGCTCAATTTTCCTGACTCAGCTTGGCTTGTTCCGCGAGCTAGGTCATCTTCTCCTAGGGATATACAGGAGGCCGCTTTCATGGCTGCTGAGGCTTTTAGGCCAGGCGCTGTATCGTCTTCCTCCTGCTCCTCCAATACTACTGATCTTCTACCCAATAAGACCAAACATAAGGTTTTGGAAACTTCcaagagagagaacaaagatCAGAAGGTCTTAGAACCTTTGTCATTAGAAATTATCTCTGCTAATAAGAGCTCctctgatgatgatgaagaggtTCCAAACCAGTATAGTACGTTTTTCTTTGACGAGGAAGCATTGTTCAATATGCCAGGTTTATTGGACAGCATGGCGGAGGGCTTGATTCTTACACCACCAGCTATAGGTAGAGGATTTGATTGGGATGATCATGACTTCGCATGTGACATGGACTTGACTTTATGGAGCGATTga